A window of Christiangramia forsetii KT0803 contains these coding sequences:
- the rplS gene encoding 50S ribosomal protein L19, whose product MESLVKYVQDEFVDRKDLPEFSAGDTITVYYEIKEGQKTRTQFFRGVVIQKRGTGSSQTFTIRKMSGTVGVERIFPINLPAIQKIEINKKGSVRRARIFYFRGLTGKKARIKEAIRK is encoded by the coding sequence ATGGAATCGTTAGTAAAATACGTTCAGGACGAATTTGTAGACAGAAAAGACCTACCTGAATTTTCTGCAGGAGACACAATTACTGTTTATTACGAAATTAAAGAGGGTCAGAAGACCAGAACTCAGTTCTTTAGAGGAGTTGTAATCCAAAAAAGAGGAACAGGTTCTTCGCAAACTTTTACAATTAGAAAGATGAGTGGTACTGTTGGAGTGGAAAGAATTTTCCCTATCAATCTTCCTGCGATCCAGAAAATTGAGATCAACAAAAAAGGTAGTGTAAGAAGAGCTAGAATTTTCTACTTTAGAGGTCTTACCGGTAAGAAAGCTCGTATTAAAGAAGCGATTAGAAAATAA
- the trmD gene encoding tRNA (guanosine(37)-N1)-methyltransferase TrmD, which yields MRIDIITVVPDILKSPFEASILQRAIEKGLVEIHLHNLRDYTTDNYKQIDDYQFGGGAGMVMMIEPIDKCISELKSEREYNEVIYMTPDGATLNQKTANSLSLSENIIILCGHYKGVDQRVRDQFITKEISIGDYVLSGGELGAAVLCDSIIRLIPGVLGNETSALTDSFQDNLLAPPVYTRPSEYKGWEVPSILTSGNLPKIEEWRENQAYERTKKLRPDLLDDE from the coding sequence ATGCGTATTGATATAATCACGGTTGTTCCAGATATTCTAAAAAGTCCATTTGAAGCTTCAATTCTTCAAAGAGCCATAGAAAAAGGACTTGTAGAAATCCATCTTCATAATTTACGTGATTATACTACCGATAATTATAAGCAAATTGACGATTATCAATTTGGTGGTGGCGCCGGTATGGTCATGATGATCGAGCCAATTGATAAATGTATTTCAGAGCTAAAGTCTGAAAGGGAGTATAATGAAGTAATCTACATGACTCCAGACGGTGCGACTTTAAATCAAAAGACAGCCAATAGCCTAAGTCTTTCTGAAAATATCATTATTCTATGCGGGCATTATAAAGGAGTAGATCAAAGAGTACGAGATCAATTTATCACGAAAGAAATTTCTATAGGTGATTACGTACTTTCCGGAGGAGAACTGGGAGCCGCCGTTTTATGTGATTCAATTATAAGGTTAATCCCGGGAGTATTAGGAAATGAAACTTCTGCATTAACAGATTCATTTCAGGACAATTTACTTGCTCCACCTGTCTATACCAGACCTTCCGAATATAAAGGCTGGGAAGTACCATCCATACTAACTTCGGGGAATCTCCCTAAAATTGAAGAATGGCGTGAAAACCAGGCTTACGAAAGAACAAAGAAATTAAGACCGGACCTTTTAGACGACGAGTAA
- a CDS encoding NADP-dependent isocitrate dehydrogenase yields the protein MSQKEKIIYTKTDEAPMLATYSFLPIIEAFTKAAGVSLETRDISLAGRILSQFPDYLNEDQKVKDDLAELGELAKKPEANIIKLPNISASVPQLKNAISELQSKGFQIPDYPDEPSNDKEKEVQSRYDKIKGSAVNPVLREGNSDRRAPKAVKNFAKKNPHRMGEWSSDSKTHVATMSEGDFRTNEKSLTLSSDDTLKIEFTSESGDKKVLKDNLKVLNKEVVDATVMSKKALLNFLRKEVKDAKEKDVLFSLHMKATMMKVSDPIIFGHAVEVFFEDVFQKYGEELEKAGADQNSGLGDVLKAIESLPSDKKEEIKAAISKDLKDGPDIAMVNSDEGTTNLHVPSDVIIDASMPAMIRTSGQMWNAEGKTQDTKAVIPDSSYAGLYQATIDFCKEHGAFDPTTMGTVPNVGLMAQKAEEYGSHDKTFEISGNGTVKVINSKGDTILEHNVEKGDIWRMCQVKDAPVQDWIKLAVSRARATKMPTIFWLDKERAHDAELIKKLDQYLPEHDTEGLEIKIMAPTEATKYTLERVKDGKDTISVTGNVLRDYLTDLFPILELGTSAKMLSIVPLMNGGGLFETGAGGSAPKHVQQFVKEGHLRWDSLGEFLALAVSLEHLGNKYDNAKAITLSEALDEATERFLNEGRSPSRKVNELDNRGSHFYLALYWAEALSTQTSSKDLNIYFGKIAKMMEDNQEKILQDLLDAQGSPVDIGGYYEPEEELTKKAMRPSTKLNEILATNP from the coding sequence ATGTCACAGAAAGAAAAAATAATTTATACAAAAACAGATGAAGCTCCAATGCTGGCAACTTATTCGTTCCTGCCAATTATTGAAGCTTTTACAAAAGCTGCAGGCGTAAGTCTTGAAACCCGTGATATTTCATTAGCCGGTAGAATCCTATCTCAATTCCCAGATTACCTAAATGAAGATCAAAAAGTTAAAGATGATCTAGCTGAATTAGGGGAGCTGGCAAAAAAACCAGAAGCTAATATTATAAAACTTCCAAATATCAGTGCTTCCGTTCCCCAGTTGAAAAATGCAATTTCTGAATTACAATCTAAAGGATTTCAGATTCCAGATTATCCGGATGAACCTTCTAATGATAAAGAAAAAGAAGTTCAGTCGCGCTATGATAAAATAAAGGGTAGTGCCGTAAACCCGGTGCTTAGAGAAGGGAATTCAGACAGGCGTGCCCCTAAAGCGGTTAAGAATTTTGCAAAGAAAAATCCGCATAGAATGGGTGAATGGAGTTCAGACTCTAAAACCCATGTCGCTACTATGAGTGAAGGTGATTTTAGAACTAACGAAAAATCTTTAACTCTTAGCAGCGATGATACTTTAAAAATCGAATTTACTTCAGAGAGTGGAGATAAAAAGGTTCTTAAAGACAATTTGAAAGTATTAAACAAAGAAGTTGTGGATGCTACGGTAATGAGCAAAAAGGCGCTTCTTAATTTTCTTCGTAAAGAAGTTAAAGATGCAAAAGAAAAGGATGTTCTTTTCTCTTTGCATATGAAAGCAACCATGATGAAGGTTTCAGATCCTATTATCTTTGGTCATGCGGTAGAAGTATTCTTTGAAGATGTTTTTCAAAAATATGGCGAAGAGCTTGAAAAAGCAGGAGCCGATCAGAACAGCGGACTAGGAGATGTGCTAAAAGCGATTGAAAGTTTACCGTCAGATAAAAAAGAAGAAATTAAAGCTGCGATTTCAAAAGATCTTAAAGATGGTCCAGATATCGCCATGGTAAATTCAGATGAAGGGACTACCAATCTTCATGTGCCTAGTGATGTTATTATTGATGCTTCCATGCCTGCAATGATTAGAACTTCAGGCCAAATGTGGAATGCTGAAGGTAAAACACAGGATACCAAAGCAGTAATTCCAGACAGTTCTTACGCCGGTCTTTACCAAGCTACTATAGATTTTTGTAAAGAACACGGTGCTTTTGATCCTACAACGATGGGAACTGTTCCTAACGTTGGATTAATGGCTCAAAAAGCTGAAGAATACGGTTCTCATGATAAAACCTTTGAAATTTCAGGAAACGGAACAGTAAAAGTGATCAATTCAAAAGGAGATACTATTCTTGAACATAATGTTGAAAAAGGTGATATCTGGAGAATGTGCCAGGTAAAAGATGCACCTGTTCAGGATTGGATCAAATTAGCAGTTTCTAGGGCTAGAGCTACGAAGATGCCAACAATTTTCTGGTTAGATAAAGAAAGAGCTCATGATGCTGAACTAATTAAAAAACTGGATCAATATCTTCCGGAACATGATACCGAAGGTTTAGAGATCAAGATCATGGCTCCTACTGAAGCAACAAAATATACTTTGGAAAGAGTAAAAGATGGTAAAGACACCATTTCTGTTACAGGAAATGTATTAAGGGATTATCTTACTGACCTCTTCCCTATTCTGGAATTAGGAACCAGTGCGAAAATGCTTTCTATCGTTCCATTGATGAATGGTGGTGGACTGTTTGAAACTGGTGCAGGTGGATCTGCCCCAAAACACGTTCAGCAATTTGTGAAAGAAGGCCACTTAAGATGGGATTCACTTGGTGAGTTTCTTGCTTTGGCAGTTTCACTGGAACATCTTGGAAATAAGTATGATAACGCTAAGGCAATCACGCTTTCAGAAGCTCTTGATGAAGCAACTGAAAGATTTCTGAATGAAGGTAGATCTCCATCCAGAAAAGTGAACGAGCTGGATAACAGAGGTAGTCATTTTTATCTTGCATTGTATTGGGCTGAAGCGCTTTCAACACAAACCAGTAGTAAAGACCTAAATATCTATTTTGGGAAAATTGCTAAAATGATGGAAGATAATCAGGAAAAAATCCTTCAGGACTTGTTAGATGCTCAGGGATCTCCTGTAGATATAGGAGGATACTACGAGCCGGAAGAGGAGCTTACGAAAAAAGCAATGCGTCCAAGCACAAAATTAAATGAGATTTTGGCTACAAACCCATAA